In Topomyia yanbarensis strain Yona2022 chromosome 2, ASM3024719v1, whole genome shotgun sequence, one DNA window encodes the following:
- the LOC131685352 gene encoding large ribosomal subunit protein eL6, which produces MAPTKEKAAAAPKAVKKAKKMHKFKNPLLADGVRRFSKGKQLQRKKMFALKSLKKVRVEKPKVAITIVKKIGGAKNGGERKVLVKKNKSYLPTKRIVRKRTGKRCFRNHKRNTRGALKKGKVLILLAGRHKGKRVVLLKVLKSGLLLVNGPFALNCCPLRRISQNYVIATKTRINLKAFKVPKHINDTYFRRIVKKKNSRTERDIFAEKVEKYVPSEQRKTDQKAVDEALLKAIKTHPEAKVVQRYLKSMFSLRSNQFPHRMQF; this is translated from the coding sequence ATGGCCCCGACTAAAGAAAAGGCCGCCGCTGCTCCGAAGGCCGTTAAAAAGGCCAAAAAGATGCACAAATTCAAGAACCCCCTCTTGGCCGATGGAGTGCGTCGTTTTTCCAAGGGAAAGCAGCTGCAACGTAAGAAAATGTTTGCACTGAAAAGTCTGAAGAAGGTGCGAGTCGagaaaccgaaagtcgccattaCTATTGTGAAGAAGATTGGTGGAGCCAAAAACGGTGGTGAACGTAAAGTGTTggtgaagaaaaataagagCTACCTGCCGACCAAGAGAATCGTTCGCAAGCGTACTGGAAAGCGCTGCTTCCGGAACCATAAGCGCAACACTCGAGGTGCACTGAAGAAGGGCAAGGTTCTGATCCTGCTGGCCGGTCGTCATAAGGGAAAGCGTGTTGTCCTGCTGAAGGTCCTCAAGTCGGGACTGCTGTTGGTTAACGGTCCGTTTGCCCTGAACTGCTGTCCGCTTCGTCGCATCTCGCAGAACTACGTGATTGCCACCAAGACACGAATCAATTTGAAGGCGTTCAAGGTACCGAAACACATCAACGATACCTACTTCCGTCGGATTGTCAAGAAGAAGAACTCGCGCACCGAGCGGGACATTTTTGCCGAGAAGGTAGAGAAGTACGTACCATCGGAGCAGCGCAAAACGGACCAAAAGGCCGTCGACGAAGCTCTGCTGAAGGCCATCAAGACTCACCCGGAAGCCAAGGTAGTACAGCGCTATCTGAAGTCCATGTTTTCGCTTCGGTCAAACCAGTTCCCGCATCGTATGCAGTTCTGA